From Verrucomicrobiales bacterium, one genomic window encodes:
- a CDS encoding TetR/AcrR family transcriptional regulator: MARHTDSKQRLLQIATELIWESSYAHASVDRICERAEIKKGSFYHHFTSKAQLALETLETQWAQMRPALDEIFSPLVPPLERIQRFFRHGIELQVFMHDKVGFVCGCPLVSLGSEISTQEPALRSKVAEILDYKLRYLESAIREARDLGLIETPDSHQTAQIIADYAEGVLTRARIMNDLNPVLQLETGILTILKPLAQPAGTPSGIHA, from the coding sequence ATGGCACGACATACCGACTCCAAACAACGCCTACTCCAGATCGCCACTGAATTGATTTGGGAGAGCAGTTACGCCCACGCCAGCGTGGATCGGATCTGCGAACGGGCCGAGATCAAGAAGGGAAGCTTTTATCACCACTTTACCTCGAAGGCACAGCTGGCTCTGGAGACGTTGGAAACCCAGTGGGCACAGATGAGACCGGCACTCGATGAGATTTTCTCCCCGTTGGTCCCACCGCTGGAACGCATTCAACGATTCTTTAGACATGGCATTGAATTACAGGTATTTATGCATGATAAAGTAGGATTCGTGTGCGGATGCCCACTGGTGTCTCTCGGATCCGAAATCAGCACGCAGGAACCTGCGCTCCGGTCCAAGGTCGCCGAGATTTTGGACTACAAGTTGCGGTATCTGGAAAGCGCGATTCGCGAAGCCCGGGACCTGGGGTTGATTGAAACTCCCGATTCGCATCAGACCGCCCAAATCATTGCCGACTACGCCGAGGGAGTACTCACACGCGCGCGCATCATGAACGACCTGAACCCGGTGCTCCAACTCGAGACCGGAATTCTCACCATTTTGAAGCCATTGGCCCAACCCGCGGGCACCCCGTCTGGAATTCACGCCTAA